Proteins from a single region of Stappia sp. ES.058:
- the lnt gene encoding apolipoprotein N-acyltransferase: MLRLAQVFLLAFGWRRLALSSACGALAALAMPPFGVFPVLAICFPGLVWLLDGAIGEGRSMVARFRPAFVIGWFFGFGFFLAGLWWIGRAFLVEADVYAWMIPFAVILLPAGLALFTALGVGLAGLVWNDGWQRAGYLAVGLAGADVLRGHVLTGFPWNTWGYAVAAVPELAQAASLFGIYGLGLLVALVFCGLAGFVDQTPGGRRLTFGAVLLFAGLAAFGVVRVSLAGAPAFEPVALRLVQPSIAQEEKWKPENRARVFASYLEMSKRPWSGDERAAPAEGETPGGDLPRIVIWPESAVPFLLTDAPEALSAIAALLGPRDTLVTGAVRADAEGSERVFYNSVYVIAGDGAVRDAYDKVRLVPFGEYLPFKSLLERIGLTRLVTLPGVFRAGFRHRTLEPLSGPSFLPLICYEAIFPGAATTRDARPGWILNVTNDAWFGDTPGPRQHFQQARVRAIEQGLPLVRAANTGLSGVVDPYGRTVARSALATAVVLDTRLPAAIEPPLYARVGFFAPFTLFLVSLGILFVTAYLRNARKD; the protein is encoded by the coding sequence GTGTTGCGCTTGGCGCAAGTTTTTCTTCTCGCTTTCGGCTGGCGTCGTCTGGCGCTGTCGAGCGCCTGCGGGGCGCTCGCCGCGCTCGCCATGCCGCCCTTTGGTGTGTTTCCCGTCCTCGCCATCTGCTTTCCGGGCCTTGTATGGCTGCTGGACGGTGCGATCGGTGAAGGCCGGAGCATGGTTGCGCGGTTTCGCCCGGCATTCGTGATCGGCTGGTTCTTCGGTTTCGGCTTCTTTCTTGCCGGGCTGTGGTGGATCGGGCGCGCCTTTCTGGTCGAGGCGGATGTCTACGCCTGGATGATCCCCTTCGCCGTGATCCTGCTGCCGGCGGGGCTGGCCCTCTTCACGGCACTGGGCGTGGGTCTGGCCGGGCTGGTGTGGAACGATGGCTGGCAGCGTGCCGGCTATCTGGCCGTGGGTCTTGCAGGCGCCGATGTCCTGCGCGGACATGTGCTGACGGGCTTTCCCTGGAACACCTGGGGCTATGCGGTCGCGGCCGTCCCGGAACTGGCCCAGGCGGCATCGCTGTTCGGCATCTACGGTCTGGGGCTTCTCGTCGCGCTGGTCTTTTGCGGACTGGCCGGGTTCGTCGATCAGACGCCCGGCGGCCGGCGGCTGACGTTCGGGGCTGTCCTGTTGTTCGCCGGGCTTGCGGCCTTCGGCGTCGTGCGGGTGTCGCTCGCCGGGGCGCCGGCATTCGAGCCGGTCGCGCTCAGGCTTGTCCAGCCCTCCATTGCACAGGAGGAAAAATGGAAGCCGGAAAACCGCGCGCGCGTCTTCGCCTCCTATCTGGAGATGAGCAAGCGCCCCTGGAGCGGTGATGAACGTGCCGCGCCGGCCGAAGGAGAGACGCCCGGCGGCGATCTGCCGCGGATCGTCATCTGGCCGGAATCGGCGGTGCCTTTTCTGCTCACCGATGCACCGGAGGCTCTGTCCGCCATCGCAGCCCTGCTCGGCCCACGCGATACGCTGGTCACCGGCGCGGTGCGGGCCGATGCGGAAGGTTCCGAGCGGGTCTTCTACAACTCGGTTTACGTCATCGCCGGCGACGGGGCGGTGCGCGATGCCTACGACAAGGTCCGTCTGGTGCCGTTCGGCGAGTATCTGCCGTTCAAGTCGCTTCTGGAGCGGATCGGCCTGACCAGGCTGGTGACCCTGCCCGGCGTGTTTCGCGCCGGCTTTCGCCATCGCACGCTGGAGCCTCTGTCCGGCCCTTCGTTTCTGCCGCTGATCTGCTACGAGGCGATCTTCCCCGGCGCTGCGACGACCCGCGACGCCCGACCCGGGTGGATCCTCAACGTGACCAATGACGCGTGGTTCGGGGACACGCCCGGTCCCCGGCAGCATTTCCAGCAGGCCCGCGTGCGCGCGATCGAGCAGGGACTGCCGCTGGTGCGGGCGGCCAACACCGGACTCTCGGGCGTGGTGGATCCCTATGGCCGAACAGTTGCCCGCAGCGCTCTTGCGACTGCGGTGGTGCTCGACACCCGTCTGCCCGCCGCCATCGAACCGCCACTCTATGCCCGCGTGGGTTTTTTCGCGCCGTTTACCCTATTTCTGGTAAGTCTTGGCATCCTTTTCGTAACGGCATACTTACGCAATGCGCGTAAAGATTGA
- a CDS encoding helix-turn-helix domain-containing protein, with protein sequence MNSKKAPNPIDVHVGSRVRLRRMMLGMSQEKLGEALGITFQQIQKYEKGTNRIGASRLQHIATVLKVPVAFFFEDAPGTPDEANGFGEAKPASYVVDFLSSSEGLSLNKAFVRIEDAKVRRRVVDLVRALAGDEV encoded by the coding sequence ATGAACAGCAAGAAAGCACCGAATCCCATCGACGTGCATGTTGGCAGCCGGGTCCGGTTGCGCCGAATGATGCTTGGCATGAGCCAGGAAAAGCTGGGCGAGGCCCTCGGGATCACGTTTCAGCAGATCCAGAAATACGAAAAAGGCACGAACCGCATCGGCGCCAGCCGTTTGCAGCATATCGCGACCGTTCTCAAGGTTCCGGTTGCCTTTTTCTTTGAGGATGCGCCGGGAACGCCGGACGAGGCCAACGGTTTCGGCGAGGCGAAACCCGCATCCTATGTCGTCGACTTCCTGTCCTCTTCGGAAGGATTGTCCCTGAACAAGGCCTTCGTTCGCATCGAGGACGCCAAGGTGCGCCGGCGCGTGGTCGATCTCGTCCGCGCCCTCGCTGGCGACGAAGTGTGA
- the metK gene encoding methionine adenosyltransferase, whose amino-acid sequence MARQEYLFTSESVSEGHPDKVCDRISDTVVDAFLGEMPEARVACETLATTNKVIIAGETRGPATLTNEYIAHLARMAIKDIGYEQDGFHWETCDVDVHLHAQSPHIAQGVDAAENKDEGAGDQGIMFGYACRETPALMPAPIFYAHKILQLLAEARKTGKEPTLGPDAKSQVTVRYENGVPVGITSVVLSTQHLDPNLSSDDIRSIVEPYIVTAVPGGWIGKDTVWHVNPTGAFVVGGPDGDCGLTGRKIIVDTYGGAAPHGGGAFSGKDPTKVDRSAAYAARYLAKNVVAANLADRCSIQLSYAIGVAEPLSVYVDLYGTGKVEEARLEKAIREVMTLTPRGIRGHLELNRPIYARTAAYGHFGRDPEEDGGFSWEKIDLVHALRDAVG is encoded by the coding sequence GTGGCGCGTCAAGAATATCTTTTTACCTCCGAATCCGTTTCCGAAGGTCACCCCGACAAGGTGTGTGACCGCATTTCCGATACGGTCGTTGATGCTTTTCTCGGTGAAATGCCGGAAGCACGCGTTGCCTGCGAAACGCTGGCAACGACCAACAAGGTCATCATCGCGGGCGAGACCCGCGGTCCGGCGACCCTGACCAATGAATACATCGCCCATCTTGCTCGCATGGCGATCAAGGACATCGGCTACGAGCAGGACGGTTTCCATTGGGAAACCTGCGACGTCGACGTTCATCTGCACGCACAGTCCCCGCACATCGCGCAGGGCGTCGATGCGGCGGAAAACAAGGACGAGGGGGCGGGCGACCAGGGCATCATGTTCGGCTATGCCTGCCGCGAGACGCCGGCCCTGATGCCGGCACCGATCTTCTATGCGCACAAGATCCTGCAACTTCTCGCCGAGGCGCGCAAGACCGGCAAGGAGCCGACGCTCGGGCCCGACGCCAAGAGCCAGGTGACCGTGCGCTACGAGAACGGCGTGCCGGTCGGCATCACCTCGGTGGTGCTGTCGACGCAGCATCTCGATCCGAACCTGTCGTCCGACGACATTCGCTCCATCGTCGAGCCCTATATCGTCACGGCGGTGCCGGGCGGATGGATCGGCAAGGACACGGTCTGGCATGTCAACCCGACGGGCGCCTTCGTCGTCGGCGGGCCCGACGGCGACTGCGGCCTGACCGGGCGCAAGATCATCGTCGACACCTATGGCGGCGCAGCGCCCCACGGCGGTGGCGCCTTCTCCGGCAAGGATCCGACAAAGGTCGACCGCTCGGCCGCCTATGCCGCGCGCTATCTGGCCAAGAACGTGGTGGCCGCAAATCTCGCCGACCGCTGCTCCATCCAGCTCTCCTACGCCATCGGCGTTGCCGAGCCGCTGTCGGTCTATGTCGACCTCTATGGCACCGGCAAGGTCGAGGAGGCGAGGCTCGAGAAGGCAATCCGCGAGGTCATGACCCTGACGCCGCGCGGCATCCGCGGGCACCTGGAGCTGAACCGGCCGATCTATGCGCGCACCGCGGCTTACGGTCACTTCGGCCGCGATCCGGAGGAGGACGGCGGCTTTTCCTGGGAAAAGATCGACCTGGTGCATGCGTTGCGCGACGCGGTTGGCTGA
- the trmB gene encoding tRNA (guanosine(46)-N7)-methyltransferase TrmB: MIDHTKGSFFGRRVGKPLRKARREIFEAGLARLQPDLSHPAPDDVRALFPGRMSDVWLEVGFGGGEHLLHEARRLPQTGFLGVEPFLSSLAKAVADIEEEGLENVRVYGDDAIKLLDWLPESSLDGAYQLYPDPWPKRRHWKRRFINPVNLDRYARVLKPGAVLRFASDIETYVEWTLAHLRDHPAFEWTAGAASDWRTPWQPWSGTRYEQKAIREGRHGCYLEFRRL; the protein is encoded by the coding sequence ATGATAGATCACACCAAGGGTTCCTTTTTCGGTCGCCGTGTCGGCAAGCCGCTGCGCAAGGCGCGGCGCGAGATCTTCGAGGCCGGCCTGGCCAGGCTGCAGCCCGATCTTTCACACCCGGCCCCGGACGATGTGCGCGCGCTGTTTCCCGGCCGCATGTCCGATGTCTGGCTCGAGGTCGGGTTCGGCGGCGGCGAGCACCTGCTGCATGAGGCGCGCCGCCTGCCGCAGACGGGCTTTCTCGGCGTCGAGCCCTTTCTCAGCAGTCTGGCGAAGGCCGTGGCCGATATCGAGGAAGAGGGGCTGGAGAACGTGCGCGTCTATGGCGATGACGCGATAAAGCTGCTCGACTGGTTGCCCGAATCCTCGCTCGACGGTGCCTATCAGCTCTATCCCGATCCCTGGCCGAAGCGGCGACACTGGAAGCGGCGGTTCATCAACCCGGTGAACCTCGACCGCTACGCCCGTGTGCTGAAGCCGGGCGCCGTACTGCGGTTTGCAAGCGACATCGAGACCTATGTCGAGTGGACGCTGGCGCATTTGCGCGACCATCCCGCGTTTGAATGGACGGCCGGAGCCGCGTCGGACTGGCGCACACCCTGGCAGCCCTGGTCGGGGACGCGCTACGAGCAAAAGGCGATCCGCGAAGGGCGCCATGGCTGCTATCTGGAATTCCGCCGCCTGTGA
- the rimP gene encoding ribosome maturation factor RimP, whose amino-acid sequence MQDLHEPRFVRENGLEARISPMVEPAIEDLGFRLVRIKLSGLNGLTLQVMAERPDGTMSVEDCEQVSRAIAPVLDVENPINQEYNLEISSPGVDRPLVRAGDFSNWTGHLVKLELAEPLDGRRRFRGEIRGVEGGELILRLEDLPDDGVPDIRLPLTNMAEARLIMTDALVEAALKAEKSARRRAAKAAKSD is encoded by the coding sequence GTGCAAGACCTACATGAACCGCGGTTCGTCCGGGAGAACGGACTCGAAGCGCGGATTTCCCCTATGGTCGAACCGGCGATCGAGGACCTTGGCTTTCGGCTCGTGCGGATCAAGCTGTCCGGTCTGAACGGGCTGACGCTGCAGGTCATGGCAGAGCGTCCCGACGGCACCATGTCGGTGGAGGACTGCGAGCAGGTGAGCCGTGCGATCGCGCCGGTGCTCGACGTCGAGAATCCGATCAACCAGGAATACAATCTGGAGATCTCCTCGCCGGGCGTGGACCGTCCGCTGGTGCGGGCGGGTGACTTTTCCAACTGGACCGGTCATCTGGTGAAGCTGGAGTTGGCGGAGCCGCTCGACGGGCGGCGTCGGTTCCGCGGCGAGATCCGCGGCGTCGAGGGCGGCGAGCTGATCCTGCGACTCGAGGATCTTCCCGACGATGGCGTGCCGGATATCCGTCTGCCGTTGACCAATATGGCCGAGGCCCGGCTGATCATGACGGATGCGCTGGTCGAGGCCGCGCTGAAGGCTGAAAAGTCCGCGCGGCGCAGGGCGGCGAAAGCGGCGAAATCGGATTGA
- the nusA gene encoding transcription termination factor NusA — protein MAISANRLELLQIADAVAREKLIDRGIVIAAMEDAIQKAARSRYGSETEVRAEINGRTGEIKLQRLLLVVEELDNPATEIPLEDALQRNPMAQIGDFIAEPLPPLDFGRIAAQSAKQVIVQKVREAERDHQFDEFKDRIGEVVNGAVKRVEYGNVVVDLGRGEAVVRRDELIPRELFRTGDRIRAYIYDVRREQRGPQVFLSRTHPQFMAKLFAQEVPEIYDGVIEIKSVARDPGSRAKIAVISKDSSIDPVGACVGMRGSRVQAVVGELQGEKIDIIPWNPDAATFIVNALQPAEVSKVVLDEDAQRIEVVVPDEQLSLAIGRRGQNVRLASQLTGWAIDIMTEHDESERRQKEFADRTQLFMDALNVDEVVGQLLASEGFASVEEVAYVERDEVATIEGFDEETADEIQARAREFLEEVEAKLDEERKALGVADDLRAINGVTTAMMVALGKDEVRSVEDLAGCATDDLVGWTERADGETVRHEGALGGFEVSRGEAEEMIMAARLAAGWITEEDLRVDDEVPADVEDAGGEDEDAASGVVATGVVHEA, from the coding sequence ATGGCAATCAGTGCGAACCGGCTTGAGCTGTTGCAGATCGCGGATGCGGTCGCGCGTGAAAAGTTGATCGACCGCGGCATCGTTATCGCCGCGATGGAAGATGCGATCCAGAAGGCGGCCCGGTCCCGCTATGGCTCCGAGACCGAAGTGCGCGCCGAAATCAACGGCCGCACCGGCGAGATCAAGCTGCAGCGCCTGTTGCTGGTCGTTGAGGAGCTGGACAATCCGGCCACCGAGATCCCGCTTGAGGATGCGCTTCAACGCAACCCGATGGCGCAGATCGGCGACTTTATCGCCGAGCCGCTGCCGCCGCTCGATTTTGGCCGCATCGCCGCCCAGTCGGCGAAGCAGGTGATCGTGCAGAAGGTGCGCGAAGCCGAACGCGACCATCAGTTTGACGAATTCAAGGATCGCATCGGCGAAGTCGTCAACGGCGCGGTCAAGCGGGTCGAATACGGCAACGTGGTGGTGGATCTGGGGCGCGGCGAAGCCGTGGTGCGCCGCGACGAATTGATCCCGCGCGAATTGTTCCGCACCGGCGACCGCATCCGCGCCTACATCTATGATGTGCGCCGCGAGCAGCGCGGTCCGCAGGTGTTCCTGTCGCGCACCCATCCGCAATTCATGGCGAAGCTCTTCGCCCAGGAAGTGCCGGAGATCTACGACGGCGTCATCGAGATCAAGTCGGTCGCCCGCGATCCCGGATCGCGCGCCAAGATCGCCGTGATCTCCAAGGACAGCTCAATCGACCCGGTCGGGGCCTGTGTCGGCATGCGCGGCAGCCGCGTTCAGGCGGTTGTCGGCGAACTGCAGGGCGAGAAGATCGACATCATCCCGTGGAATCCGGACGCGGCGACCTTCATCGTCAACGCGCTTCAGCCTGCGGAAGTGTCCAAGGTCGTGCTCGATGAAGATGCGCAGCGCATCGAGGTCGTCGTGCCGGACGAACAGTTGTCGCTCGCCATCGGCCGTCGCGGCCAGAACGTGCGCCTTGCCTCGCAGTTGACCGGTTGGGCCATCGACATCATGACCGAGCACGATGAATCGGAGCGGCGCCAGAAAGAGTTTGCCGACCGCACCCAGCTCTTCATGGATGCGCTGAATGTCGACGAGGTCGTCGGTCAACTGCTGGCGTCGGAAGGGTTTGCCTCGGTCGAGGAAGTGGCGTATGTCGAGCGCGATGAAGTCGCGACAATCGAGGGTTTCGACGAGGAGACCGCCGACGAGATCCAGGCGCGCGCCCGCGAGTTCCTGGAAGAGGTCGAGGCAAAACTCGACGAAGAGCGTAAGGCGCTCGGTGTCGCCGACGACCTGCGTGCGATCAACGGGGTGACGACCGCAATGATGGTCGCGCTCGGAAAGGACGAGGTTCGCAGCGTCGAGGACCTCGCCGGCTGTGCGACCGACGATCTGGTGGGCTGGACCGAACGCGCCGATGGCGAGACGGTTCGCCACGAAGGCGCGCTTGGCGGTTTCGAGGTGTCGCGTGGAGAGGCCGAGGAAATGATCATGGCGGCCCGTTTGGCTGCCGGATGGATCACCGAAGAGGACCTTCGCGTCGATGACGAGGTGCCTGCGGACGTCGAGGACGCGGGCGGCGAAGACGAAGATGCCGCAAGCGGCGTGGTAGCGACCGGGGTCGTTCACGAAGCTTGA
- a CDS encoding RNA-binding protein, which yields MPRRNEPLERCCALTREVRPVSQLVRFVAGPDGGIVADLRRRLPGRGVWITATRKCIAEAQKKRVFARGLKDSTVHVEGDLAAQVDAQLERAALNAVSLARKAGEIVSGFSKVEAALRGSDAVIGLIQASDGGDDGTGKLAAIARARFADAGGCRIVRSFESTQLDLALGRSNVIHAALLAGRAAKNALDRIEDLERFRAGFNEASHGGVSDAVIQD from the coding sequence GTGCCGAGGCGAAACGAACCTTTGGAGCGATGCTGTGCGTTGACCCGGGAGGTTCGTCCCGTTTCGCAACTTGTCCGGTTCGTGGCCGGGCCCGATGGCGGCATAGTTGCCGATCTTCGGCGCCGGCTGCCGGGCCGGGGAGTGTGGATCACGGCGACGCGGAAATGCATTGCCGAGGCACAGAAGAAAAGGGTTTTCGCGCGCGGGCTCAAGGACAGCACCGTGCACGTTGAAGGTGATCTGGCCGCGCAGGTCGATGCGCAGCTGGAGCGTGCGGCGTTGAATGCCGTGTCGCTGGCGCGCAAGGCCGGCGAGATCGTCTCGGGCTTTTCCAAGGTCGAGGCGGCGCTTCGTGGCTCCGATGCCGTCATTGGATTGATCCAGGCCAGCGACGGCGGTGACGATGGAACAGGAAAGCTCGCGGCGATCGCGCGGGCGCGATTTGCCGACGCCGGCGGCTGCCGGATTGTTCGGAGTTTCGAATCGACTCAATTGGATTTGGCATTGGGTCGGTCAAATGTGATACATGCTGCACTGCTTGCAGGCCGCGCAGCCAAAAACGCCCTGGACCGGATCGAGGATCTGGAGCGTTTTCGGGCCGGCTTTAATGAGGCTTCACATGGCGGTGTAAGCGATGCGGTGATCCAGGACTGA
- the infB gene encoding translation initiation factor IF-2 yields MSETKNPGDKTISVERKPLGLKRSGVEQGTVRQSFSHGRTKAVVVEKKKRRVVLPGQEGKPEAEQELPETAAENPVAPRPDIERRPDIERGSDKADVAAARRSASGQRPRGGNILRTLTNDESAARQAALREAQEREVEDRKRREEEDRRRAEEDARRKVEAAERAKREAEEEKLRAEEAAKRAAEAPVDEGKEKVSAADAAAAIGAVAPAADLSAPAVDEPARAARKAPAAPRTDDDADARKTVKAVKRAKPAPVRTPSRTGDDRRKSKLTITSATGDGEGRNRSLASLRRRREKEKRAGQQVVREKISREVVLPEAITIQDFANRMAERAVDVIKLLMKQGQMLKINDVIDADTAELIAEEMGHTVKRVSESDVEEGLFSEADSEDTLEQRPPVVTIMGHVDHGKTSLLDALRRSKVVQGEAGGITQHIGAYQVELDGNKITFIDTPGHAAFTQMRARGAKATDIVILVVAADDGVMPQTKEAIAHAKAANVPIIVAINKMDKPSADPQRVRTELLQDEIVVESMGGDVIEVEVSALKEMNLDKLLEMILLQSEVLELKANPNRTAEGIVIEAQLDKGRGPVATVLVQKGTLKVGDILVAGSEWGRVRAMLDEESQQVKEAGPSKPVEVLGFQGTPEAGDMVAVVENEARAREIVEYRQRQKREKASVVATGSRGSLEQMMNRLQESGHQEFPLLIKGDVQGSVEAIGGALDKLGTDEVKARILHAGVGGITESDVTLAAASGAPIIGFNVRANKQARDAAEREGIEIRYYNIIYNLVDDVKAAMSGLLSPERRETFLGNAEILEIFNITKVGKVAGCRVTEGTVERGAEVRLIRDDVVIHEGKLGTLKRFKDEVKVVQSGQECGMNFENYQDMRPGDVIECYRVEEVARTL; encoded by the coding sequence ATGAGCGAAACGAAGAATCCCGGCGACAAGACGATTAGCGTGGAACGCAAACCCCTGGGCCTGAAGCGCTCCGGCGTGGAACAGGGAACAGTGCGTCAAAGCTTTTCCCATGGCCGTACCAAAGCGGTCGTGGTCGAGAAGAAGAAGCGCCGTGTCGTCCTGCCGGGCCAGGAAGGCAAGCCCGAGGCCGAACAGGAGCTGCCGGAAACAGCTGCGGAAAATCCGGTTGCGCCCCGCCCCGATATCGAGCGTCGTCCCGATATCGAACGCGGATCCGACAAGGCGGATGTTGCGGCGGCGCGCCGGTCCGCGTCCGGACAGCGCCCACGCGGCGGCAATATCCTGCGCACGCTGACCAATGACGAGTCCGCGGCCCGCCAGGCCGCCCTGCGCGAGGCGCAGGAGCGTGAGGTCGAGGACCGCAAGCGGCGCGAAGAAGAAGACCGTCGCCGCGCCGAGGAAGATGCCCGCCGCAAGGTCGAGGCTGCCGAACGCGCCAAGCGCGAGGCGGAAGAAGAAAAGCTGCGCGCCGAAGAGGCTGCAAAGCGTGCCGCCGAGGCGCCGGTCGACGAGGGCAAGGAAAAGGTCAGTGCCGCCGATGCCGCCGCCGCGATCGGCGCGGTCGCGCCGGCGGCTGATCTCTCGGCCCCTGCCGTGGACGAGCCGGCACGCGCCGCGCGCAAGGCGCCGGCCGCACCGCGTACTGACGACGATGCCGACGCCCGCAAGACCGTGAAGGCGGTGAAGCGCGCGAAGCCCGCCCCGGTGCGCACGCCGAGCCGGACCGGCGACGACCGCCGCAAGTCAAAGCTCACGATCACCTCCGCGACCGGCGACGGCGAAGGCCGCAACCGTTCGCTTGCCTCGCTGCGTCGCCGCCGCGAGAAGGAAAAGCGCGCCGGCCAGCAGGTGGTGCGTGAAAAGATCTCCCGCGAGGTGGTTCTGCCGGAGGCGATCACCATCCAGGATTTCGCGAACCGTATGGCGGAACGCGCCGTGGACGTGATCAAGCTGCTGATGAAGCAGGGGCAGATGCTCAAGATCAACGACGTCATCGACGCCGATACGGCGGAGCTGATTGCCGAGGAGATGGGCCATACGGTCAAGCGCGTGTCGGAATCCGACGTCGAGGAGGGGCTTTTCTCCGAGGCGGATTCGGAAGATACGCTCGAGCAACGCCCTCCCGTCGTCACCATCATGGGTCACGTCGACCACGGCAAGACATCGCTGCTCGATGCGCTGCGTCGCTCCAAGGTCGTACAGGGTGAGGCCGGTGGCATCACCCAGCATATCGGTGCCTATCAGGTTGAGCTCGACGGCAACAAGATCACCTTCATCGATACGCCCGGCCATGCGGCGTTCACGCAGATGCGTGCTCGCGGTGCCAAGGCGACTGATATCGTGATCCTGGTGGTCGCCGCCGACGACGGCGTCATGCCGCAGACGAAGGAAGCCATCGCCCACGCCAAGGCGGCCAATGTGCCGATCATCGTTGCGATCAACAAGATGGACAAACCGTCTGCGGATCCCCAGCGCGTGCGCACCGAGCTTCTTCAGGACGAGATCGTCGTGGAATCGATGGGCGGCGACGTCATCGAGGTCGAGGTGTCCGCGCTCAAGGAGATGAATCTCGACAAGCTGCTGGAGATGATCCTGCTGCAGTCGGAAGTCCTTGAACTCAAGGCAAACCCGAACCGCACGGCTGAAGGCATCGTCATTGAGGCGCAGCTCGACAAGGGCCGTGGCCCGGTTGCGACCGTCCTCGTCCAGAAGGGCACGCTCAAGGTTGGCGACATCCTCGTCGCCGGTTCCGAGTGGGGCCGCGTTCGCGCCATGCTCGACGAGGAAAGCCAGCAGGTAAAGGAAGCCGGCCCCTCCAAGCCGGTCGAGGTCCTGGGCTTCCAGGGCACGCCGGAGGCCGGCGACATGGTCGCCGTGGTCGAAAACGAGGCCCGTGCCCGCGAGATCGTCGAATACCGTCAGCGCCAGAAGCGCGAGAAGGCATCCGTCGTGGCAACCGGATCGCGCGGCTCGCTCGAGCAGATGATGAACCGCCTGCAGGAATCCGGTCACCAGGAGTTTCCGCTTCTGATCAAGGGCGACGTGCAGGGTTCCGTCGAGGCGATCGGCGGGGCTTTGGACAAGCTCGGCACGGACGAGGTGAAAGCCCGCATCCTGCACGCCGGCGTTGGCGGCATCACGGAAAGCGACGTGACGCTCGCGGCCGCTTCTGGTGCGCCGATCATCGGCTTCAACGTGCGTGCCAACAAGCAGGCCCGCGACGCGGCCGAGCGCGAAGGCATCGAGATCCGCTACTACAACATCATCTACAATCTGGTGGATGACGTGAAGGCGGCCATGTCGGGCCTTCTGTCGCCGGAACGCCGCGAGACGTTCCTTGGCAATGCGGAGATCCTGGAGATCTTCAACATCACCAAGGTCGGCAAGGTTGCCGGTTGCCGCGTGACCGAGGGCACCGTCGAGCGTGGCGCGGAAGTCCGCCTCATTCGCGACGATGTCGTCATTCACGAGGGCAAGCTTGGAACGCTGAAGCGCTTCAAGGACGAGGTGAAGGTCGTTCAGTCGGGCCAGGAGTGCGGCATGAACTTCGAGAACTATCAGGACATGCGCCCCGGAGACGTGATCGAGTGTTACCGGGTCGAAGAGGTGGCTCGCACGCTGTAG
- the rbfA gene encoding 30S ribosome-binding factor RbfA, which translates to MASSNRTSARMPSQRQLRVGELVRKEVSDILTRGTLADPVLDGTIISVPEVRMTPDLRLASCLVMPLGGRDADKVVEALNRAAKTIRRDLARRMTMKYLPDLRFVLDTRFDDDDRITNLLNSRDVRRDIDHDDGDSGDDR; encoded by the coding sequence ATGGCCTCATCGAACAGGACTTCCGCTCGCATGCCGTCGCAACGGCAATTGCGCGTCGGCGAACTCGTGCGCAAGGAAGTCTCCGACATTCTCACGCGCGGCACATTGGCCGATCCGGTGCTTGACGGGACGATCATCTCCGTTCCGGAAGTGCGCATGACGCCGGACCTGCGTCTCGCGAGCTGTCTGGTCATGCCGCTGGGCGGCCGCGATGCCGACAAGGTGGTCGAGGCGCTCAACCGCGCGGCCAAGACGATCCGGCGCGACCTCGCCAGGCGCATGACGATGAAGTATCTGCCCGACCTGCGCTTCGTGCTCGACACCCGCTTCGATGATGACGACCGCATCACCAACCTCTTGAACAGCCGGGATGTGCGCCGCGACATCGATCACGACGACGGCGATTCCGGGGACGACAGATAG